One genomic segment of Bacteroides caccae includes these proteins:
- a CDS encoding DUF4980 domain-containing protein → MNVLFSFKQLRTLLAMLAMMIFSFPDAVADAPSLIIKDLGEGHCLVQINTNQRYLLLPVEEVMPDVRVSMIVNNKEVKAADVRLAVNRVDYFVPLDLSGYTGKNVLLKFKLGSNDPVRGKLSAVCCKEMKLADTFDTGNREKFRPTYHFSPLYGWMNDPNGMVYKDGEYHLFYQYNPYGSKWGNMSWGHAISKDLVNWQHLPVAIAPDALGTIFSGSAVVDTDNTAGFGAGAIIAIYTQNSDRQVQSIAYSTDNGRTFTCYENNPVLTSDARDFRDPKVFWHKETRRWIMILAVGQEMQIFSSPNLKDWTYESSFGEGQGAHGGVWECPDLFELPVEGTNEKKWVLLCNLNPGGPFGGSATQYFVGTFNGKEFVNESPSKTKWMDWGKDHYATVTWSDAPDNRRIAIAWMSNWQYANDVPTSQYRSPNSVPRDLGLFTVGGETYLQSAPSPELQKLRDISKKRSFKVNGTRTVKEMIPVNEGAYEIELSIKNLHADVIGFRLYNDKGEEVDMQYDMKENRFSMDRRKSGDVGFNENFPALTWTAVESGKNELKLHLFVDKSSVEAFGDGGRFAMTNQVFPSEPYNHIDFYSKGGAYKVDSFIVYRLKQ, encoded by the coding sequence ATGAATGTATTATTCTCGTTTAAACAGTTACGGACCTTATTGGCAATGCTGGCTATGATGATTTTCTCATTTCCGGACGCTGTTGCCGACGCACCTTCCTTGATAATCAAGGACCTGGGCGAAGGGCATTGTCTGGTACAGATAAACACGAACCAACGATATTTGCTTCTCCCCGTTGAGGAGGTGATGCCTGATGTGCGTGTCAGCATGATCGTTAATAATAAAGAGGTGAAGGCTGCGGACGTTCGTCTGGCGGTGAACAGAGTGGACTATTTCGTTCCGCTGGACCTTTCGGGCTATACCGGCAAAAACGTACTATTGAAGTTTAAGTTGGGCTCGAACGACCCTGTACGGGGTAAACTTTCTGCTGTTTGCTGCAAGGAGATGAAGTTGGCCGACACCTTCGATACCGGCAACCGCGAAAAGTTCCGTCCCACCTATCACTTCTCACCTCTTTACGGTTGGATGAACGACCCCAATGGAATGGTATACAAGGATGGCGAATACCACCTTTTCTACCAATACAACCCTTACGGCTCCAAATGGGGAAATATGAGCTGGGGACATGCTATCAGCAAAGACCTCGTAAACTGGCAACATCTCCCCGTAGCCATTGCGCCCGATGCATTGGGAACTATCTTCAGCGGTTCGGCTGTTGTCGATACCGATAACACTGCCGGTTTCGGTGCGGGAGCTATCATCGCCATTTATACGCAAAACAGCGACCGGCAAGTACAAAGCATTGCTTACAGTACCGACAACGGACGCACTTTCACCTGCTATGAGAACAATCCCGTGCTGACATCCGATGCACGTGACTTCCGCGACCCGAAAGTCTTTTGGCATAAAGAAACCCGGCGCTGGATTATGATATTGGCAGTAGGACAGGAGATGCAGATTTTTTCTTCTCCCAATCTGAAAGACTGGACGTACGAAAGCAGTTTCGGAGAAGGCCAGGGCGCACATGGTGGCGTATGGGAATGTCCCGATTTGTTTGAACTTCCGGTAGAAGGGACGAATGAAAAGAAGTGGGTGTTGCTTTGTAATTTGAATCCCGGCGGTCCGTTCGGAGGAAGTGCCACTCAATATTTTGTAGGAACCTTCAACGGAAAAGAATTTGTAAACGAATCTCCCTCCAAAACCAAATGGATGGACTGGGGAAAAGATCATTATGCAACCGTGACTTGGAGCGATGCTCCCGACAACCGCCGTATCGCTATTGCATGGATGAGCAACTGGCAATATGCCAACGATGTTCCGACTTCCCAATACCGCAGTCCGAACTCCGTTCCCCGCGATTTGGGCCTCTTTACCGTCGGCGGTGAGACTTATCTCCAATCTGCCCCGTCTCCCGAATTGCAGAAACTGCGTGACATCTCAAAGAAACGTTCGTTCAAAGTGAACGGAACACGTACGGTAAAAGAAATGATTCCGGTCAACGAAGGCGCTTACGAAATAGAACTGTCTATCAAGAACCTGCATGCGGACGTTATCGGCTTCCGTCTTTACAATGATAAGGGCGAAGAAGTGGATATGCAATATGATATGAAAGAGAATAGATTCTCTATGGACCGTCGTAAAAGTGGTGATGTCGGCTTCAACGAGAATTTCCCGGCACTGACGTGGACAGCTGTTGAAAGCGGTAAGAATGAGCTGAAGCTTCATTTGTTTGTAGATAAATCAAGCGTGGAAGCATTTGGTGACGGTGGGCGTTTCGCAATGACCAATCAGGTCTTCCCTTCGGAACCTTACAATCACATCGATTTTTACAGCAAAGGCGGAGCCTACAAGGTAGACTCGTTTATCGTCTACCGGTTGAAGCAATAA
- a CDS encoding carbohydrate kinase family protein: MNNIIVGMGEALWDVLPEGKKIGGAPANFAYHVSQFGFDSRVVSAVGNDELGDEIMSVFKEKKLNTQIERVDYPTGTVQVTLDAEGVPCYEIKEGVAWDNIPFTDEMKRLALNTRAVCFGSLAQRNEASRATINRFLDTMPEIDGQLKIFDINLRQDFYTKEVLRDSFQRCNVLKINDEELVTISRMFGYPGIDLQDKCWILLAKYNLKMLILTCGINGSYVFTPGVVSFQETPKVPVADTVGAGDSFTAAFCASILNGKPVPEAHKLAVEVSAYVCTQSGAMPELPQVLKDRLL, translated from the coding sequence ATGAATAATATAATAGTAGGAATGGGTGAAGCGCTTTGGGACGTGTTGCCCGAAGGAAAGAAAATAGGCGGTGCTCCGGCAAACTTCGCTTATCATGTTTCACAATTCGGCTTTGACAGCCGTGTGGTCAGTGCAGTGGGCAATGACGAACTGGGTGACGAGATCATGTCGGTATTCAAGGAAAAGAAACTGAATACTCAGATTGAACGGGTAGATTATCCTACGGGTACAGTACAAGTGACACTGGACGCTGAAGGGGTGCCTTGCTATGAAATTAAGGAAGGTGTCGCCTGGGATAACATTCCTTTCACGGACGAAATGAAACGTTTGGCGCTGAACACACGTGCCGTTTGTTTCGGATCACTGGCACAGCGCAACGAAGCAAGCCGTGCCACTATCAACCGTTTCTTGGATACAATGCCCGAGATAGATGGACAATTAAAGATATTCGACATCAATCTCCGTCAGGACTTCTACACCAAAGAAGTGTTGCGTGACTCTTTCCAACGTTGTAATGTCTTGAAGATAAATGATGAAGAGCTGGTGACTATCAGTCGTATGTTCGGCTATCCGGGCATTGACTTGCAGGATAAGTGCTGGATTCTGTTAGCTAAATACAACCTGAAAATGCTGATTCTGACTTGCGGCATCAATGGCAGCTATGTATTTACTCCGGGGGTTGTTTCCTTCCAGGAGACTCCGAAAGTCCCCGTGGCCGATACGGTAGGTGCAGGCGATTCCTTTACGGCTGCCTTCTGTGCTTCCATATTGAATGGAAAGCCGGTGCCCGAAGCACACAAACTGGCTGTGGAAGTCTCTGCTTACGTTTGTACGCAGAGCGGGGCGATGCCGGAACTGCCGCAGGTGTTGAAAGACAGACTATTATAA
- a CDS encoding MFS transporter: protein MENSKNSSLSKLIPVMLCFFAMGFVDLVGIASNYVKADLGLSDSQANIFPSLVFFWFLIFSVPTGMLMSRIGQKKTVLLSLLVTFASLLLPVFGDSYMLMLISFSLLGIGNALMQTSLNPLLSNIVRGDRLASSLTFGQFVKAIASFLAPYIAMWGATQAIPSFDLGWRILFPVYMIVAVVAILLLNATQIEEEKEEGKPSTFGQCLALLGKPFILLCFIGIMCHVGIDVGTNTTAPKILMERIGMGLDDAAFATSLYFIFRTAGCFLGSFILRKMSAKSFFAVSVIMMLAAMIGLFIFHEKAIIYVCIALIGFGNSNVFSVIFSQALLYLPGKKNEVSGLMIMGLFGGTVFPLAMGVASDTSMGQNGAIAVMTVGVLYLLFYTFRIRK, encoded by the coding sequence ATGGAAAACAGTAAAAACTCTTCTCTCTCCAAACTGATCCCGGTGATGCTATGTTTCTTTGCCATGGGATTCGTTGACTTGGTAGGCATTGCTTCCAATTATGTAAAGGCAGACCTCGGCCTGTCGGACTCACAAGCAAACATTTTCCCTTCACTCGTCTTTTTTTGGTTCCTGATTTTCTCCGTACCGACAGGGATGTTGATGAGCCGTATCGGTCAGAAGAAAACCGTATTGCTCAGTCTGCTCGTGACATTCGCTTCATTATTGTTGCCGGTTTTTGGTGACAGTTATATGTTGATGTTGATTTCCTTCTCTCTGTTGGGAATCGGAAATGCGTTGATGCAGACTTCTCTGAACCCGTTGCTCTCCAATATCGTGCGTGGTGACCGCTTGGCGAGCAGCCTGACTTTCGGACAATTCGTAAAGGCGATTGCTTCTTTCCTGGCACCATACATTGCCATGTGGGGAGCGACGCAAGCTATTCCGTCTTTCGATTTGGGTTGGCGGATTCTTTTCCCGGTTTATATGATAGTGGCCGTTGTCGCCATTCTTCTGCTCAACGCCACGCAGATTGAAGAAGAAAAGGAAGAAGGCAAACCGTCTACTTTCGGACAATGCCTTGCCTTGCTCGGCAAGCCGTTTATCCTGCTTTGCTTTATCGGTATCATGTGTCATGTCGGTATCGACGTGGGCACAAACACTACCGCCCCGAAGATTTTAATGGAGCGCATCGGAATGGGATTGGATGACGCAGCTTTTGCAACGAGTCTTTATTTCATTTTCCGTACGGCAGGGTGTTTCCTCGGATCTTTCATATTGCGCAAGATGTCCGCGAAGTCTTTCTTCGCTGTCAGTGTTATTATGATGTTGGCAGCCATGATTGGCTTGTTTATCTTCCACGAAAAGGCAATCATTTATGTTTGTATCGCTTTGATAGGTTTTGGCAACTCGAATGTGTTCTCCGTTATCTTCTCGCAGGCATTGCTTTATTTGCCGGGTAAGAAAAACGAAGTTTCCGGTCTGATGATTATGGGACTTTTCGGCGGAACGGTGTTCCCGCTGGCTATGGGAGTGGCTTCGGACACTTCAATGGGGCAGAACGGCGCAATTGCCGTCATGACTGTCGGTGTACTTTATTTGCTGTTTTATACGTTCCGTATCAGAAAATAA
- a CDS encoding DUF4960 domain-containing protein yields MKINKFLISGLLFILGTSCSNDDNYTLCDECNGQKIIDITQFGLPTDGSTDCADLINAIIADLPPEGGTILIPEGTFRLDSPIQLTRNFVTLKGVNDDVAATAADARESRLILGNAEYALHVAPVADIDGRKNRISGVEVNGLTLVGKADHQGTGIFVEHDNDRLHFFNIRMENMYQGIKLQGCDAITLARIDATDAVNGIEMNGGIQNMVTNSLFGSAQGGVAARISGESNLIFSHNKLTAEDDRCASFTGCSRVNISDNEFTGNKMTFFDISGQNNLISDNVFTVSRSDNQLNGKEADYGVIHVKGEYNHFTSNTIHADWSDGIENPVTVNAAEGENNRFASFTIENTNSNQVFYVSESSEVIDCGVTEENIKVKPSEAQDLTNAAYVITYDTPEEIEDDDEKASYAWFKKQFVNGKVITAAALAGEDLSAYDVIWVHIDRVGIGAGWDKLPLSADAVAALTTYYKNGGNLFLSNHATQLVVPLGRTERAPGIFGDGEGGSGADIWTINANIGMEYDHRSHPAFAGMVTSDQFPHETFPLIGPGQREDHNCMWDLNSYGFPGLYPNAGNVVKAFEEENNATVLATWGHVTDYCCAGMVEFAPTTEYQGTCIALGLAAYEWNQNSNLNVYQDNIMLMTKNILHYLSAKK; encoded by the coding sequence ATGAAGATAAATAAATTCTTAATAAGCGGACTGCTCTTTATATTGGGCACATCTTGCAGCAATGACGATAACTATACGCTTTGTGATGAATGTAACGGTCAGAAGATAATAGATATAACCCAGTTCGGGCTTCCGACTGATGGCTCTACCGATTGTGCCGACCTCATCAATGCCATAATAGCCGACCTTCCGCCCGAGGGAGGTACAATACTTATTCCCGAAGGAACGTTCCGTTTGGATAGTCCCATTCAGCTCACCCGCAATTTCGTGACGCTGAAAGGCGTGAATGACGACGTCGCTGCTACTGCTGCCGATGCCCGGGAAAGTCGCCTGATACTGGGAAATGCCGAATATGCATTACACGTTGCCCCTGTTGCCGATATAGACGGACGTAAGAACCGTATCAGCGGTGTGGAGGTAAACGGACTTACACTTGTGGGAAAGGCCGATCATCAGGGAACCGGAATCTTTGTCGAGCACGATAACGATCGCCTGCACTTCTTCAACATCAGAATGGAGAATATGTACCAGGGTATTAAACTCCAGGGATGTGATGCCATTACATTGGCTCGGATAGATGCAACCGACGCAGTGAATGGTATTGAAATGAACGGCGGCATACAGAATATGGTGACCAACTCCCTCTTCGGATCAGCGCAGGGCGGTGTGGCGGCGCGTATCTCCGGTGAAAGTAATCTGATATTTTCTCACAACAAACTGACGGCGGAAGATGACCGTTGTGCCAGCTTTACAGGTTGCAGCCGGGTGAATATCTCGGATAATGAATTTACAGGAAACAAAATGACCTTCTTTGATATAAGCGGGCAAAACAATCTGATAAGTGACAACGTGTTCACCGTAAGCAGGAGCGATAATCAACTCAATGGCAAAGAGGCGGACTATGGAGTGATTCATGTGAAAGGAGAATATAACCACTTCACGTCGAACACCATTCATGCGGATTGGAGTGACGGTATAGAAAACCCCGTGACTGTGAATGCTGCGGAAGGGGAAAATAACCGTTTCGCAAGTTTCACGATAGAAAATACGAACAGCAATCAAGTCTTTTATGTCAGCGAATCGTCCGAAGTGATAGATTGCGGAGTGACAGAAGAAAATATAAAGGTGAAACCGTCTGAAGCGCAGGACTTGACGAACGCAGCTTATGTGATAACGTATGACACTCCCGAAGAGATAGAAGATGATGATGAAAAGGCCTCCTATGCATGGTTCAAGAAACAGTTTGTAAATGGCAAAGTCATTACTGCCGCTGCATTGGCTGGCGAGGATCTTTCTGCTTATGATGTTATTTGGGTACATATAGACCGTGTGGGTATTGGAGCCGGCTGGGACAAGTTACCTTTGTCTGCCGATGCGGTTGCCGCGTTGACAACCTATTATAAGAATGGTGGAAACCTGTTCCTGAGCAATCATGCGACTCAGTTGGTTGTACCTTTGGGACGTACCGAACGGGCTCCCGGAATATTTGGAGACGGTGAAGGCGGATCAGGCGCAGACATTTGGACGATTAATGCCAATATCGGAATGGAGTATGACCATCGCTCGCATCCTGCTTTTGCCGGTATGGTTACTTCCGACCAATTCCCTCACGAAACATTCCCGTTGATCGGCCCCGGACAGCGTGAAGACCATAACTGTATGTGGGATTTGAATTCTTATGGTTTCCCCGGCCTTTACCCCAATGCAGGAAATGTGGTGAAAGCGTTTGAAGAGGAAAATAACGCTACCGTTTTGGCAACATGGGGTCATGTGACGGACTATTGTTGTGCCGGAATGGTGGAATTTGCCCCGACAACGGAATATCAAGGAACTTGCATCGCTCTCGGACTGGCCGCTTACGAATGGAACCAGAATAGTAATCTGAACGTTTATCAGGATAATATCATGCTCATGACGAAGAACATATTGCATTATCTAAGCGCTAAGAAATAG
- a CDS encoding RagB/SusD family nutrient uptake outer membrane protein: MKLKYILAAGVVALLAGCDESRFLDTKPQGTLNDDLLSSAEGVELLVTSAYAGLKGPNRDMHWVPMTNWTYGEVRSDNAYKGGGGVNDGDFCTLLETFKIDATWANADEKWFQLYCCLQRCNSALRVMNTLDENTLPVLKSRKAEMKVIRAHFFFELVRLFKQVPYFDENVDIDDYKYIPNNQFTREELLGKIAQEFLDAANDLPDTQSQIGRITKNIAYAYAAKAKLYQAYQQDENNQVIAVDKQLLAEVAALCDKVGAQGKAYDLLNDFQKLDQLEYENGVESVFAVQYSMDDETEGAGNINWSNLLNAPKGPYGGDGFFLPSQNLINAYKTDAYGLPLFDTFNNSDYGTYEGNELTNVEATVDPRLDFVTGRPGITWKTYTVEPCKANWIRNSGEYGFNCTKRFYISPESEDMFQGWPWGASHLNWQIIRYADVLLWKAEALIEIGEAAGLEEARKIINRIRLRAKNSPYVKDFKHPEQNAANYLIGEYPAEGWNQDFARKALRWERRMEFAMEGDRFFDLVRWGIAEETMNSYIVVEQNKRVYYRGARFIGGRDEYLPIPNAQYNFSEGTYVQNPGYGKFN, from the coding sequence ATGAAATTGAAATATATCCTTGCGGCAGGTGTTGTGGCACTATTGGCCGGTTGTGATGAGAGTCGTTTTCTTGATACTAAACCTCAGGGTACACTCAATGACGATTTGTTGTCGTCGGCTGAAGGTGTGGAACTCCTGGTCACTTCGGCTTACGCCGGGCTGAAAGGTCCCAATCGTGATATGCACTGGGTACCGATGACCAATTGGACGTATGGTGAAGTACGTTCGGACAATGCCTATAAAGGTGGCGGTGGTGTAAACGATGGTGACTTTTGTACACTGCTTGAAACTTTTAAGATAGATGCTACATGGGCTAATGCCGATGAAAAATGGTTTCAACTTTATTGTTGCTTGCAACGTTGCAACAGTGCATTGAGAGTCATGAATACACTTGATGAGAACACCTTGCCGGTACTTAAGAGCCGTAAAGCTGAAATGAAAGTGATTCGTGCACATTTTTTCTTCGAACTGGTCCGCCTTTTCAAACAAGTACCTTACTTTGACGAAAACGTGGATATTGATGATTATAAATACATCCCCAACAATCAGTTTACCCGCGAAGAACTTCTTGGCAAGATTGCGCAGGAGTTTCTTGACGCCGCTAACGACTTGCCTGACACTCAATCCCAAATAGGCCGTATCACCAAGAACATAGCATACGCATACGCTGCCAAAGCCAAACTTTATCAGGCTTACCAACAAGATGAGAATAATCAGGTCATTGCTGTCGACAAACAGTTGCTTGCTGAAGTAGCGGCTCTTTGTGATAAAGTAGGTGCGCAAGGGAAGGCGTATGATCTTTTGAATGACTTTCAGAAGCTCGACCAACTGGAATATGAAAATGGGGTAGAGTCTGTGTTTGCCGTACAATATTCGATGGATGATGAAACCGAAGGTGCCGGAAACATAAATTGGAGCAACCTGCTCAATGCCCCCAAAGGTCCTTACGGTGGCGACGGATTCTTCCTGCCCAGTCAGAATCTGATAAACGCGTATAAGACAGATGCCTATGGACTGCCTTTGTTTGATACCTTCAACAACAGTGATTATGGAACGTACGAAGGGAATGAGCTCACTAACGTTGAGGCAACAGTAGATCCCCGTCTGGATTTTGTTACCGGTCGTCCGGGCATTACCTGGAAAACTTACACAGTTGAGCCTTGCAAAGCAAATTGGATACGTAACAGTGGCGAATATGGCTTTAACTGCACCAAGCGCTTTTACATCTCGCCTGAAAGTGAAGATATGTTCCAGGGGTGGCCTTGGGGAGCCTCTCATCTTAACTGGCAGATAATCCGCTATGCTGATGTATTATTGTGGAAGGCTGAAGCCTTGATAGAGATTGGCGAAGCTGCCGGACTGGAAGAAGCCCGCAAGATTATTAACCGTATTCGTCTGCGTGCCAAGAATAGTCCTTATGTGAAGGACTTTAAGCATCCCGAACAAAATGCGGCCAATTACCTGATAGGCGAATATCCGGCTGAAGGTTGGAATCAGGACTTTGCCCGCAAAGCATTACGTTGGGAACGTCGCATGGAGTTTGCCATGGAAGGTGACCGTTTCTTCGATCTGGTACGTTGGGGGATTGCTGAGGAAACCATGAACAGTTACATCGTTGTGGAGCAAAACAAGCGTGTTTATTATCGCGGTGCCCGCTTCATCGGTGGCAGGGATGAATACTTACCCATTCCCAATGCACAATATAATTTCTCTGAAGGTACTTATGTACAAAACCCAGGATATGGTAAGTTTAACTAA
- a CDS encoding glycosyl hydrolase family 28-related protein has product MMKIKRYLMSAFCLCMFTACDSDDNNLLCYGTHTDIEGDVTAFGAVGDGKTDCSKAINSAIASLPAEGGVLVIPEGDFVLDAPIVINKHNVTIKGLNPGMRSNIDVNGINDLLGPGGGSKLVARNAEAAIKVETGMKGVKIMNLMVSGGTEAKNIGIHFAGATDNGMLSNIIGINLHTGVKIEQAKNMQIVNCWVCELPNSIELIGGENIVVKNCQLGAQPTGITCKVQEVNKLSFINNQVYPDGRENLVLDACNNCVIEGNNFKSYYNGILVLNGNDNTVNKNIFWLTGAVQNQLLDHGDDFGIINVKGNNNMVTSNSLSCEWAYAGAVTVNAVQGTGNVFKNCFVDNLESYRVFLVNAQTEVSNCVSSDKVSIVE; this is encoded by the coding sequence ATGATGAAAATAAAAAGATACTTGATGAGCGCCTTCTGCCTGTGTATGTTCACGGCTTGCGATAGTGATGACAATAACCTGTTGTGTTATGGTACCCATACTGACATCGAAGGTGATGTTACTGCATTCGGAGCTGTTGGCGATGGAAAGACCGACTGTTCGAAAGCTATAAATAGTGCAATAGCCTCGTTGCCCGCCGAAGGGGGAGTATTGGTGATTCCCGAAGGTGATTTTGTACTTGACGCTCCCATTGTAATCAATAAGCATAATGTGACGATCAAGGGATTGAATCCCGGTATGCGCAGCAATATTGACGTGAATGGAATAAATGACCTCTTGGGTCCTGGCGGTGGAAGTAAATTGGTGGCGCGTAATGCCGAGGCTGCCATAAAAGTGGAGACGGGCATGAAAGGCGTAAAGATTATGAACCTGATGGTGTCAGGCGGCACGGAAGCCAAGAACATCGGCATACACTTTGCCGGCGCGACCGATAATGGAATGCTTTCTAATATTATCGGTATAAATTTGCATACCGGTGTTAAGATAGAACAGGCAAAAAATATGCAGATAGTCAATTGCTGGGTATGCGAACTCCCTAATAGTATCGAGTTGATTGGCGGTGAAAATATTGTTGTGAAGAACTGCCAATTGGGTGCTCAACCTACGGGGATTACTTGCAAGGTGCAGGAAGTGAACAAACTTTCGTTCATCAATAATCAGGTTTATCCCGACGGACGTGAAAATCTGGTACTTGACGCTTGTAATAATTGTGTGATTGAGGGCAACAACTTCAAGAGCTACTATAATGGTATTCTGGTGTTGAACGGTAATGACAATACGGTGAATAAGAACATCTTCTGGCTTACGGGAGCTGTTCAGAACCAGCTGCTCGACCACGGCGACGACTTTGGCATCATCAACGTAAAGGGCAACAATAATATGGTTACATCCAATAGCTTGTCGTGCGAATGGGCTTATGCCGGCGCTGTGACTGTAAATGCCGTACAGGGAACCGGTAACGTGTTCAAGAATTGCTTTGTTGACAACTTGGAGAGCTATCGGGTATTTCTGGTGAACGCACAAACCGAAGTCTCCAATTGTGTATCATCCGATAAGGTGAGCATAGTAGAATAA